TAAACCTCTCAGACAATATAATACAAGTAGTCAACGTCCAACCTTGGAAcataaagaatttttttattttttttaattcaattcggtaaatcaaataaaacaaaacacTATTCAATCGCAAAAGAACGGTGTGTAACAGAATGTATCAAAAAACAGTTAGTTGACCTGTTTCAACAAGTTTTCATCAGTTGGGAGCCTCAGATCATCCTTAGTGTCTCCGCTCTCAGTCAGCAAGCTCACCTGAAATATTTAACTAGTTCAAAACAAAAACAACCacacacaaaaagaaaagaaatgaagcAAAAAGGAATCAAATGAACTTACAAATCCATCCTCAGAAATGTCGATCAATTGGTAATCAGTACGGTTGACGTGCGGCACCTGTTAGAAACAAATGAAATCATTCACTTACGGAATCCAAGTTACACAACATATTAAAGTTGAAACCGGGATGAGAACAATCCATACATCACAATTGTGGGAAGAAGGAACGATATCTTCCAGCTTCTTAGCAGTGAAGATGTCGATCCCAACAAAGTGACACTTAGCATGTCCGTGCTTCCCAGTCTTGGAAGTGGAAACTTCGACAACCTGTTGAATATCAAACAACAATAATCATGTTAGCTAAACTTTGCAGATCATATGCACCCATATCTGGTGCAAATTAACAGTCACAGTACTAATTTACCACATGCTATATCAACAACTTGCTCATCATCAGAAGAATCACTCAAAAGTTATAATTATCTTAATACTAAAAGCTTTTAgttgtttgttttgttttgaaaAGTTTATGATTCTGAATCCGGAGTTAATAAGGTTTTGCCGCACTTTTTCAAAAAACAAGAGTGAAACTTGTAAATTTCTGAGGGTTAATATATCATTTAGTTCCTGAGTTTGgtttcaatgtttaatttgatacctAAGCCAAATTGGGTCATATGACCCTATGAATATTTGACACTTGTGCTCATGGGTACTTAATTGAAAAAGGAAAACCTTAAGTACCAATTTGAAATCAAAACCAAACTCAagtatcaaataatatattaaccctTTTTCTTTGCTCAGTTGGCTTCCACTGCTAAACCGGCTGACTTAACCTATTTTAACTAACAATAACATCAGATTAACCATCATAACCGATTGGGCCGAGTCGACTTGTCCAAAGATTATCGGTTAAGTGGACTAAATCAGTTCGAATCGATTTTTCTCACTCCTCTAAAATCACTAAAAAGATAACAGATCTGAACCATCAGATTCTCAAtgtaaactatataaaaaaaattaaaaataacctcaaatctaaaaatataattcCGAGTTCATTTTAGGATAATATCGAAGAGATCCATCAAAAACACACAAAATAGCAAATTCTGAGAATCAAAGTGAGGACCTTGCAAGGACGGCCTTTGATGACGATGTAGCCGTTTTTACGGATAGTACCGGCCTGCTGAGGATAGGTTTTGGAGGCGCCGGCGTCGGCCTTGGACTCGAAATGGTGCTCCTCGTCCGACATTAGCTTAGGATATCCAAGCTCTGTTCTTTTTACTTTCTGGTTTTGCACAAAGCAGAAAATTTGGCAATGAAAAGTGAAGCGTGCGGGTTGtaattatatataaaacttaGGGTAAAATATAACATAAGTTGCTGTACTTCTTATAAATTTAGAATCTGGTctccatacttttatttttaaaaatttaatttctcatttcaaattttaatctaactgttaaaattattttatgaattgcATTATATCTGTTAAAAAAGTTAAACCCGAAATTATCGAATATCGGAAAGACTCGACCATGTTTTGAATTTTATTCGTAATTATCCTTTGGAAGAGTGAAGATTGGTTGGTCTCTTCAACCGTTGATATTTTTAGTAATAATCGGTGATGATGAATGGTTGGA
This window of the Gossypium hirsutum isolate 1008001.06 chromosome A09, Gossypium_hirsutum_v2.1, whole genome shotgun sequence genome carries:
- the LOC107931501 gene encoding eukaryotic translation initiation factor 5A-2; translation: MSDEEHHFESKADAGASKTYPQQAGTIRKNGYIVIKGRPCKVVEVSTSKTGKHGHAKCHFVGIDIFTAKKLEDIVPSSHNCDVPHVNRTDYQLIDISEDGFVSLLTESGDTKDDLRLPTDENLLKQIKDGFAEGKDLVVSVMSAMGEEQICALKDIGPK